The following DNA comes from Croceicoccus sp. YJ47.
TGCCCCTCAGGTTGGCCACTATCTGCCCTATCGCCCGAGCAGGATCGTGATCCATGGCGCGGCCGAGCATCCGACGCCGCTCGTCGAATCTGTTGCCATGGGGTCGATCGCCGCACCGATGCCCGAAGCGGTGCCGCAGCTGCCTGACGGGCTTATCGCCAAAGGACTGCTTTCGGCCGCCCAGGCAGAGACCTTGATCTATGCTGCAAGTGCCCATGGGCGCGATTTGCCTGGCCGGTTCGAGCCCGAGGACAAGGGCTGTTCGCTCGAGGCCTCGGCGGAAGGTCAGATATACCGACAGGGCTACTTCCTTGGGGACGGCACCGGCGCTGGTAAAGGACGCCAGGTCGCGAGCGTCATTCTCGATCGCTGGGTGCGCGGCGAGCGCCGCCATATCTGGATTTCGAAGAACGAGGCGCTGCTCGAAGACGCGCGCCGCGACTGGGCGGCCCTTGGCGGTTTGCCGATCGACATCCAGCCGCTGGCGTCCTGGAAGCTGGGTACCCCCATCGCAATGCGGGACGGCATTCTCTTCGTGACCTACTCGACCCTGCGGTCAGGTCGAACCGATGCGACCCGCCTCGCCCAGATCTTCGCCTGGGCGGGTGACGATTTCGACGGCGTGATCGTGTTCGACGAAGCGCACGCCATGGCCAACGCTGCCGGCGGTGAAGGATCGCGGGGCAAGGTCAAGGGATCGGAGCAAGGCATTGCGGGGGTACGTCTGCAGAACCTCCTGCCCCGGGCGCGCGTGCTCTATGCCTCTGCAACCGGTGCGTCCGACGTCAACAATCTGGCCTATGCGACGCGCCTCGGGCTCTGGGGTCCGGAGACCGCCTTCGCCAATCGCGAGGCCTTCGTTGCCGACATTCGCGATGGCGGCATCGCCGCAATGGAGCTGGTCGCGCGGGACCTCAAATCGCTCGGCCTCTACACCGCGCGTGCGCTCTCCTTTGCAGGCGTCGAATATGAAATCCTCGAGCATTGCCTGACCGAGGATCAGATCGCAGTCTATGACGCTTATGCTGATGCCTGGGCGATCATCCACGCCAACCTGCGCGACGCGCTGGAAGCCACGCGGATCGTCGACAGCGAGACCGGGGGCACGCTCAACTCCGGTGCCAAGTCCGCAGCGCTGTCGATCTTCGAGGGAACCAAGCAGCGCTTCTTCGCGCAGCTGCTTCTGTCGATGAAGCTCCCCAGCTTGCTGCCCGCGATCGATACGGCGATCGCCGATGGGCATGCCGTTGTCGTGCAACTCGTCTCGACGGCAGAGGCCATGCTCGACCGGCGACTTGCCGACCTGTCTGACGAGGAACGCGAAGCTCTCGAGATCGACCTCTCCCCGCGGGAATACGTGATCGACTATCTCGCCAAGAGCTTTCCTGTCCGCCTGATGGCGGTGTTCACCGACGAAAACGGCAATCCTCGCTCCGAGCCGATGAGCAACGAGCATGGTGCACCTGTACTCTGCCGCTCCGCGCTCGCCGCGCGCGAGCGGATGATCGAGCAGCTCTGCGCCTTGCCGCCGATCGCTACCGCGCTTGATGCCATCATCGAACGCTTCGGCCTTGACCAGGTGGCGGAAGTCACCGGCCGCACGCGCCGGCTGATCGTCGGACGCGATGGTCGTCAGAAGCTGCAGTCCCGTTCGCCACGCGCCAATGTGGCCGAAACTCAGGCGTTCATGGACGGCGCCAAGCGTATCCTGGTGTTCTCCGATGCCGGTGGAACCGGGCGCAGCTACCATGCCGATCTGGCCGCGAAGAACCAGGCCCGCCGCGTCCACTTCCTGCTCGAGCCGGGCTGGCGGGCTGACGCCGCAATTCAGGGGCTCGGGCGGACCAATCGCACCAATCAGGCGTCGGCGCCGCTGTTCAGACCGGTGACCACCGATGTGCGCGGCGAGCGCCGCTTCATCTCAACGATCGCCCGGCGCCTCGACAGCCTCGGCGCTCTGACCCGCGGGCAGCGCCAAACCGGCGGGCAGAACCTGTTCGATCCGGCCGACAATCTCGAAAGCATCTACGCCAAGGAAGCACTCCATCGCTGGTTCGGCCTGTTGTTTACCAGCAAGCTCGAAGCGGTAAGCCTCGGGCGCTTTCAGGAACTGACGGGCCTGCGGATCGAAGCTCCCGACGGCTCAATGGTCGACGACCTGCCGTCGATCCAGCGGTGGCTCAATCGCATCCTGGCGCTTCCTATCGCCCTGCAGAACGCGATCTTTGACGAGTTCATGGGGCTGGTCGAAGCGCGCATCGATGCCGCGCGGCAGGCCGGTACACTCGATCTCGGCCTGGAGACGATCGCAGTCGAGGAGTTCACGATCCTGTCGGACATGTTGCTGCGCACCGATCCGGCATCGGGCGCGACCACCCATCTGCTGGAACTGGAAATCGCCAGAGCCTTGAAGCCGCTCACGCTGAAGCGGCTAGAAGAGCTTCACGGCCTAACCGGGCAACGGCAGCGGCCGGTTCGAAACGCCCGCTCTGGTCGGGTCGCCCTACTTGTGCCCACCCGCAGTATTCTTGCCGATGACGGTACGCGCGTGGCCCGCTTCGAATTGCTGCGTCCCCTCAAGCGCAGCCACATCACCGAAGATCAGCTGGCGGAGAGCAGCTGGGAGGATGTCTCCCTCGACGATTTTCAAAATTCCTGGGTGACCGAGGTCGAAGAAGCCCGTTCTAGCCACAAACGCGAGCGCCTCTATCTTGCGACGGGCCTCCTGCTTCCGGTCTGGGACAAGCTCCCTTCGGATTTCGTGAGGGTGAGCCGCATCTCGGCAGCAGACGGCCGTTCGCTCCTCGGCCGCGAGGTTCCCGCCCATTGTGTGCCCGAACTGTGCCGAGCGCTGGGTCTGGAACGCGAGCAAACTCTTTCCGCCGACGACATTGTCCAGACCGTCCTGGCAACGGGCAGGGCCATGGAGT
Coding sequences within:
- a CDS encoding bifunctional class I SAM-dependent methyltransferase/DEAD/DEAH box helicase, whose amino-acid sequence is MSNTSLAFAFDPPSPPLVVTAAKAMALQLAAGSALSRGEINRIMTDHFGGTDALGAWSVRDAHAALELAQVQHLQASDQVQPTSPIDEAEQFFCGLDARVPTQTNRSDEQIEWQQFATPPRLAWLAARACGLMLNELVLEPSAGTGMLAVWATKAGARLVLNEISPLRRDCLTAVFPDARVTGHDAELIDELLDPAISPSVVLMNPPYSHGIERGHDGRTGARHLRSAWNRLASGGRLVAIMPEWFDCVRFLAGAKGPVSLRLNAAVERAFVRQGTGITTRLLVFDKVEDSNEPVAIRTNDFRQLVDLVDALPARASLEAAREKSSVPARSPFLLVAAPRRQLPIPTRITPPASAIGSLTYQSLETPARLAPQVGHYLPYRPSRIVIHGAAEHPTPLVESVAMGSIAAPMPEAVPQLPDGLIAKGLLSAAQAETLIYAASAHGRDLPGRFEPEDKGCSLEASAEGQIYRQGYFLGDGTGAGKGRQVASVILDRWVRGERRHIWISKNEALLEDARRDWAALGGLPIDIQPLASWKLGTPIAMRDGILFVTYSTLRSGRTDATRLAQIFAWAGDDFDGVIVFDEAHAMANAAGGEGSRGKVKGSEQGIAGVRLQNLLPRARVLYASATGASDVNNLAYATRLGLWGPETAFANREAFVADIRDGGIAAMELVARDLKSLGLYTARALSFAGVEYEILEHCLTEDQIAVYDAYADAWAIIHANLRDALEATRIVDSETGGTLNSGAKSAALSIFEGTKQRFFAQLLLSMKLPSLLPAIDTAIADGHAVVVQLVSTAEAMLDRRLADLSDEEREALEIDLSPREYVIDYLAKSFPVRLMAVFTDENGNPRSEPMSNEHGAPVLCRSALAARERMIEQLCALPPIATALDAIIERFGLDQVAEVTGRTRRLIVGRDGRQKLQSRSPRANVAETQAFMDGAKRILVFSDAGGTGRSYHADLAAKNQARRVHFLLEPGWRADAAIQGLGRTNRTNQASAPLFRPVTTDVRGERRFISTIARRLDSLGALTRGQRQTGGQNLFDPADNLESIYAKEALHRWFGLLFTSKLEAVSLGRFQELTGLRIEAPDGSMVDDLPSIQRWLNRILALPIALQNAIFDEFMGLVEARIDAARQAGTLDLGLETIAVEEFTILSDMLLRTDPASGATTHLLELEIARALKPLTLKRLEELHGLTGQRQRPVRNARSGRVALLVPTRSILADDGTRVARFELLRPLKRSHITEDQLAESSWEDVSLDDFQNSWVTEVEEARSSHKRERLYLATGLLLPVWDKLPSDFVRVSRISAADGRSLLGREVPAHCVPELCRALGLEREQTLSADDIVQTVLATGRAMEFAGRELLMVKRSLVNGSQRLELTGWSAARLDWYKAQGCFTEIIRYQTRLFVPIEGAARVIARLASSA